The Natranaerovirga hydrolytica genome contains the following window.
GCAACAATATAACCATTAATAACGGTAAGATCTACTGCGTATTTATACCCATTATGATAGTCATCTTCTTCAGCGTAAAAAGTACCATCTTCATACATACCACGACCAACAGGTCCATTTGATAAAGCTTTTTCAACTAATGAAAAAAATTCTGAAACGGTGATGGATACACCTGTTAAATCATCTGTTTTACCGTCTTCGTCAATAGTAACGGCATATGGGTTTTGAGTTTCTAATAAATTTGCTTCAGCAATTTCGGCTTGCTCATACCATTCTGCTTGGGCACCACCAAATTCTACCATATTATAATCCCCATCTTTGTCAACTGTTTTTTTGTCTCTGCCACCGTTAACATTAGCACCATTCCAGTCAACATAAGTGATTTTGCCATCAGATACTTCAAGGGTTACAACATATTTCCATCCAGTTCTTTCACTAAAATCATCTTCTGTTGCAAAGTAAATGCCATCTTCATACTGTGATAAGTCAAAGTTATCTGCAGTAGAAGTCGATTCCTTACACCCTGTTACCAATAAAGCCAATAATAAAACAAGAACAATTGATAAACTTTTTTTCATAATAATCCTCCTTATGATTTGAATAATAGGTTAAGTTACAAATTAAATTCGTAATAAGTGATAAATTATATGTATAACTTTGTTATATAAAAAACGCATTCTAGCAAACAGCTGTTAAATTCATAACGCAAATAAGGTTTAATTACAAAGTTCTACATGATAACAAATTACAAAAGATATTATATAACTATGTTTACTAAAAATCAATACTTCTTTGGTGAAAAGAAATTTTTGGTAATAAAATATATAAATAAAATATGTTTATAATCACGAAAAATTTAACAAACATTGATAACTATAAAACGAGCTTCAACAAAAAATTTGCAAAAAAAGACCTTCTAATCATATTTTACTTGCAGGAACCATATATTTAACTAAGTGTAAGTTTTAGAGGGGGATTTAGGTTGAAACAATACATAGAAGAAAGAGCAATAGATATAGCAAGGTTTATCATTGAATCCAATGCAACTGTCAGACAAACAGCAAAAAAATTCGGTATTAGTAAGTCGACAGTTCACAAAGATGTTACAGAACGCTTAACTCAAATCAATCCATCACTAGCTATGGAAGCAAGAAAAGTTTTAGATGTTAACAAATCAGAGAGACATATTAGGGGTGGACTGGCAACAAGAGAAAAGTATTTAAGCCTAACCCGCAATACAAATAACAATATGTTCTAACTTTTTTTAAGCAATCGGTAGTGGCTGATTGCTTTTATCGTGTTTAAAAAGTAGGAAGAATGACACAGATAGATTATGTTAAAGTGACTATATACAATACATCAAAAAAATAATATGATACAAAT
Protein-coding sequences here:
- a CDS encoding FMN-binding protein; this encodes MKKSLSIVLVLLLALLVTGCKESTSTADNFDLSQYEDGIYFATEDDFSERTGWKYVVTLEVSDGKITYVDWNGANVNGGRDKKTVDKDGDYNMVEFGGAQAEWYEQAEIAEANLLETQNPYAVTIDEDGKTDDLTGVSITVSEFFSLVEKALSNGPVGRGMYEDGTFYAEEDDYHNGYKYAVDLTVINGYIVAANWDGLPEEGDITKKQAAEEGTYGMVERGGAQSEWHEQAALAESHLLEVQDPTAIALSDSGVADEITGATITVDVFLELVAEALNN
- the spoIIID gene encoding sporulation transcriptional regulator SpoIIID; this translates as MKQYIEERAIDIARFIIESNATVRQTAKKFGISKSTVHKDVTERLTQINPSLAMEARKVLDVNKSERHIRGGLATREKYLSLTRNTNNNMF